DNA from Sulfurimonas gotlandica GD1:
GATTGTTTGTAACTAAATACGGAGGTGCTATGGTTTATGGCATAACCGTTGTAGAAAATAATAAGTCTCCTAAAAATAAAGATGGTGCAATTAAATTTGTCAACTTTGTACTTTCAGATGAGGGAAAAAAGATAATGGCCAGTAATGGTCAAGGTACATTTTCTTCACCAACAATTACAGGAGATGCTTCCATAATAGGAAAGTAGCTAAACAATGGACTATTTAAAAATAAAAAACTTATCAAGTAAAACAAATGATTTTTCGCTTGATAAAATAACTTTTGATATACAAAAAAATGAATATTTTGTACTTCTTGGGCAAAGTGGAAGTGGAAAGACTATGCTTCTCGAAACCATTGCAGGACTCAATCAATGTGAAGGAGAAATATTTTACAAAGGAGAGGACATCTCTCTTTTAGCAACTGAAAAGAGAGATATCGGCTTTGTATATCAAGACTTTGCACTATTTCCAAACTTAAATGTAGAAGAGAATATTAGATTTTCATCTAAGTATAAAAAAGTAGTAGATGCAGATACACTCTTTGAAGATATTGTAGAATTTTTAAAGTTAGATAGTCTACTAGATCGCGATACTAAAGACTTAAGTGGTGGAGAAAAACAGCGTGTGGCAATAGCTAGAGCAATATTTTCCAGACCAAAAATATTACTTTTGGATGAACCACTTAGTGCTATTGATCCAACATTTAGAAACTCTATTATGAAGAGTTTAAAAGATATTCATAGAAGATATGATGTTACAACAATCCATGTAACTCATAACTTTAGGGAAGCATCGTATCTGGCTGATAAGATAGCAATAATTATGGATGGAAAGATTCAGCAGGTTGGTAAA
Protein-coding regions in this window:
- a CDS encoding ABC transporter ATP-binding protein produces the protein MDYLKIKNLSSKTNDFSLDKITFDIQKNEYFVLLGQSGSGKTMLLETIAGLNQCEGEIFYKGEDISLLATEKRDIGFVYQDFALFPNLNVEENIRFSSKYKKVVDADTLFEDIVEFLKLDSLLDRDTKDLSGGEKQRVAIARAIFSRPKILLLDEPLSAIDPTFRNSIMKSLKDIHRRYDVTTIHVTHNFREASYLADKIAIIMDGKIQQVGKAEDVLNHPINIEVARFLGFKNIFPATMLGFSSSSKVFSVDPNVIKVSKNGTMEADYILEGVVEECMGIVDHYKLFVKVKQHQFFIKILKRDYEGCYADRTNIIQIGFDKKDISFI